One window of Phycisphaeraceae bacterium genomic DNA carries:
- a CDS encoding sugar phosphate isomerase/epimerase — translation MKLAFSTVACPEWTLDRVAQFAQQAGYQGVELRTFGSGSTEFACDPALTDPAKTRRIFAPTGCEVACVATSARYDDAITPPLVGHVLGGTPRGVIDTAWAVDLAARLEAPLVRVFAYQIPASESRSSGIARIVERLELAVATARNTGVRLAIENGGSFATAASLSELFDRVSNPLLGAAYSPAVAALSGENVEGGINVLGDRLFSVKLKDYSDGKPRALGGGDANAVATVRALATSGFAGWVVYEYDRAWFKIPGDPSDVLTRSAQKYFEWVGKSAAPDGTARGVLNVR, via the coding sequence ATGAAACTCGCATTCAGCACAGTCGCCTGCCCGGAATGGACCTTGGACCGGGTTGCCCAGTTCGCGCAGCAAGCCGGATATCAGGGTGTCGAATTGAGGACCTTCGGAAGCGGATCGACGGAATTTGCCTGCGATCCTGCGCTCACCGATCCTGCGAAGACTCGGCGCATTTTCGCGCCGACCGGTTGCGAAGTTGCATGTGTCGCAACCTCGGCTCGCTACGACGACGCCATCACGCCCCCCTTGGTTGGTCACGTGCTCGGCGGCACTCCGCGTGGGGTTATCGACACAGCCTGGGCGGTCGATCTTGCCGCCCGCCTCGAGGCGCCATTGGTGCGGGTGTTCGCGTACCAGATTCCCGCCAGCGAGTCACGATCCAGCGGCATCGCGCGAATCGTTGAACGGCTCGAACTTGCTGTCGCAACCGCACGCAATACCGGCGTCCGGCTTGCGATCGAAAACGGCGGTTCGTTCGCCACCGCAGCGTCGCTGAGCGAATTGTTCGATCGCGTGAGCAATCCACTTCTCGGTGCGGCCTATTCGCCTGCAGTCGCCGCACTTTCCGGTGAGAATGTCGAAGGCGGCATCAACGTTCTCGGCGATCGCCTTTTTTCCGTCAAACTCAAGGACTATTCCGACGGCAAGCCCCGGGCACTCGGCGGCGGAGATGCCAACGCGGTCGCGACTGTTCGGGCGTTGGCAACCAGCGGGTTTGCCGGGTGGGTTGTGTATGAATACGACCGCGCCTGGTTCAAGATCCCCGGTGACCCGTCCGATGTGCTCACGCGGAGCGCTCAGAAATACTTCGAGTGGGTCGGCAAGTCGGCAGCGCCCGATGGCACCGCCCGCGGCGTGCTGAACGTGCGCTAG
- a CDS encoding aminotransferase class V-fold PLP-dependent enzyme — MSSLAPIIGERIRSAAEPLGSADLTEAGLQSCIAPLFSRVRRRTEIYLANHSLGRPLDLLAEDVREALDAWYADMDGAWDVWMKEMTTFRHNIACLIGLHRADAVVPKTSAGQGLRAVLNALPTEKPRVIATRGEFDSIDFILKTYDMRGRAPVRWVEARTEPDRPPKIDADLILDAIRSESPDLVVISHIYYATGQRLDRIEEIIGAAHAKGALVLLDAFHSAGVIPVEFEKLDADFAIGGSYKYTRGGPGAAWLAIHPRHLDNPRLCTLDTGWFAKRDTFGFERPDIPQFADGGDAWLEATPAPLPLFQARSGLQLVLAIGVERLRKYSLAQLETLSRLLNNSGVASYRGDPDPRLAGAFLLIPNRAAPRACGEIKGAGVNVDARLGHLRLCPDVVTTNEEMTRASAIIAKVLAR, encoded by the coding sequence GTGAGCAGCCTCGCCCCGATCATCGGCGAGCGGATTCGCAGCGCGGCCGAACCGCTTGGGAGTGCCGACCTGACGGAAGCGGGCCTGCAATCCTGCATCGCGCCGCTGTTTTCGCGCGTCCGCCGACGCACCGAGATCTACCTGGCGAACCACAGTTTGGGAAGGCCGCTCGACCTGCTTGCCGAAGATGTCCGCGAGGCGCTCGACGCGTGGTACGCGGATATGGACGGCGCGTGGGATGTCTGGATGAAGGAGATGACAACGTTCAGGCACAATATCGCGTGCCTGATCGGCTTGCATCGGGCAGACGCGGTCGTGCCGAAGACGAGCGCGGGCCAGGGATTGCGCGCGGTGCTCAACGCGCTGCCGACCGAAAAGCCGCGGGTGATCGCGACGCGCGGCGAATTCGATTCGATCGACTTCATTCTCAAGACTTACGACATGCGGGGTCGCGCACCAGTCCGATGGGTGGAAGCGCGGACGGAACCAGATCGTCCGCCGAAGATCGACGCGGACCTGATCCTCGACGCGATTCGATCGGAATCGCCCGACCTTGTCGTGATTTCGCACATCTACTACGCCACGGGGCAGCGGCTCGATCGGATCGAAGAGATCATCGGCGCGGCCCATGCGAAGGGGGCGCTCGTTCTGCTCGATGCGTTCCACAGCGCGGGGGTGATCCCGGTCGAATTCGAAAAACTTGACGCCGACTTTGCGATCGGCGGCTCGTACAAGTACACGCGTGGCGGGCCCGGCGCGGCATGGCTGGCGATCCATCCACGTCATCTCGACAATCCGCGCCTGTGCACGCTCGACACCGGCTGGTTCGCCAAGCGCGACACGTTCGGTTTTGAGCGGCCCGATATCCCGCAATTCGCAGATGGCGGCGATGCGTGGCTCGAAGCGACGCCCGCCCCGCTGCCGCTGTTTCAGGCACGCTCGGGTCTGCAGCTCGTTCTCGCGATCGGGGTGGAACGGCTGCGAAAATATTCGCTCGCGCAGTTGGAAACGCTCTCGCGGCTGCTCAACAACTCCGGCGTCGCGTCGTATCGGGGCGATCCCGATCCTCGACTCGCGGGTGCGTTTCTTCTCATTCCAAATCGGGCAGCCCCGAGGGCGTGCGGCGAGATCAAAGGCGCCGGCGTCAACGTCGATGCGCGGCTCGGACATCTCCGGCTTTGCCCCGACGTTGTGACAACAAACGAAGAAATGACGCGGGCCTCAGCGATCATCGCGAAGGTGCTGGCGCGGTAG
- a CDS encoding segregation/condensation protein A — protein MLTEDYRVRLESFEGPLDLLLFLIRKNEVDVNDIPIAPIADQYIAFLRDLDQDGTPVDIEVAGEFLVMAASLMEIKSRWLARSNDPNAPVSTDDSGSDAGDPRADLVKQLLAYKQYRDAADALELRGKQWQARFPVGGAEEAANTADEQTIQNEVAALDVEDLELTDLLEAFKKIVATVNFERLGDHQVVYDDTPIELHAADIVDRIKSETLEVSGGARPRVTFRTLLTNRTRSEMIGLFLAVLDLVRRRVVGVEQDKQNSEITLVLRDPDETPVDGAAPPQPASE, from the coding sequence ATGCTGACCGAAGACTATCGAGTACGGCTGGAGTCGTTCGAGGGGCCGCTCGATCTCCTGCTGTTCCTCATCCGCAAGAACGAAGTGGATGTCAACGACATCCCGATCGCACCGATCGCGGATCAGTACATCGCGTTTCTGCGCGACCTCGATCAGGACGGCACGCCCGTCGATATCGAAGTCGCCGGCGAGTTTCTCGTCATGGCGGCATCGCTGATGGAAATCAAGAGCCGCTGGCTGGCGCGCTCAAACGACCCGAATGCGCCGGTTTCGACCGATGACTCCGGCAGCGACGCCGGCGACCCGCGCGCAGATCTTGTGAAGCAACTGCTCGCGTACAAACAGTATCGCGACGCCGCGGACGCGCTCGAACTCAGGGGCAAGCAGTGGCAGGCGCGGTTTCCCGTTGGCGGCGCGGAAGAGGCTGCGAACACAGCCGACGAGCAAACGATCCAGAATGAAGTCGCAGCGCTCGACGTTGAAGACCTCGAGCTGACGGATCTGCTTGAGGCGTTCAAAAAGATTGTCGCGACCGTCAACTTCGAGCGGCTGGGCGATCACCAGGTTGTGTACGACGACACGCCGATCGAATTGCACGCCGCGGACATCGTGGATCGCATCAAGAGCGAAACGCTTGAGGTTTCCGGCGGAGCGCGCCCGAGGGTGACCTTCCGCACTCTGCTGACGAATCGCACCCGCAGCGAGATGATCGGCCTCTTCCTCGCCGTGCTCGATCTCGTGCGCCGGCGAGTGGTGGGGGTCGAGCAGGACAAGCAGAACTCAGAAATCACGCTGGTCCTGCGCGATCCGGATGAGACCCCCGTTGATGGCGCTGCGCCCCCGCAGCCCGCTTCGGAGTAA
- a CDS encoding cold shock domain-containing protein: protein MTEGTGGTGATQLTNVEGLVKWFDPRKGFGFIVGPEGQDIFAHYSVIQGDGFRVLKDGSQVIYDAQKTDKGWKATRVMRPPDGPEVVVPRRGYTRSPRR from the coding sequence ATGACCGAGGGCACGGGTGGCACAGGCGCAACCCAATTGACCAATGTTGAGGGCTTGGTGAAGTGGTTTGACCCTCGAAAGGGCTTTGGCTTTATTGTCGGGCCCGAAGGTCAGGACATTTTCGCGCATTACAGCGTCATCCAAGGCGACGGATTTCGCGTGTTGAAAGACGGATCGCAAGTGATCTATGACGCGCAGAAAACGGACAAGGGATGGAAAGCCACCCGAGTGATGCGACCACCCGATGGTCCTGAGGTGGTCGTTCCCCGTCGTGGGTACACGCGTTCGCCGCGGCGCTGA
- a CDS encoding SIS domain-containing protein, which translates to MASKAAPGTKPVRMTEPKSTGADCLARPQGTPRGPKVSPEAMQAGKRLLRAEAAAVARLAETLGDSFERAVELVVQCAESGGTVLITGLGKSGLIGAKVSATLASLGIPSHSVHPSEAAHGDLGRFRKCDTVICISFSGETDEVVNLASILRQDGLPIIAITGSGGQITGRAAERENAKVSSLERLATVTLGLGLEQEAGEPDFAAPTSSTTATLALGDALAVVSAKVRNFTDEDFKRRHPGGTLGDLLRPVTEVLRFVAGKSLPRVTDDRTVASALEEASKIGRRPGAIVLSDPKSGRLSGIFTDADLRRLILRDPSELQRPIKEVMTKDPRCLPETALVRDAVRLVREFRADEIPVINSLGEPIGLLDVQDLVAMRLVQD; encoded by the coding sequence ATGGCATCCAAGGCCGCTCCCGGGACAAAGCCGGTCCGAATGACAGAGCCCAAATCAACGGGGGCCGATTGCTTGGCGCGACCACAGGGAACGCCGCGCGGCCCGAAGGTTTCACCCGAAGCGATGCAGGCCGGGAAGCGCCTTCTCCGGGCAGAGGCCGCGGCGGTTGCACGCCTCGCGGAGACCCTTGGCGACTCCTTCGAGCGAGCGGTCGAGTTGGTTGTTCAGTGTGCCGAATCCGGCGGAACGGTGTTGATTACGGGGCTTGGAAAATCGGGCCTGATCGGCGCCAAAGTTTCGGCGACGCTCGCTTCGCTGGGGATTCCGTCGCACAGCGTGCATCCGTCCGAGGCGGCCCACGGCGATCTCGGGCGCTTCCGCAAGTGCGACACGGTTATCTGCATTTCCTTCAGCGGCGAAACGGATGAAGTGGTCAACCTTGCCTCCATTTTGAGGCAGGACGGCCTCCCGATCATCGCGATCACCGGATCGGGCGGGCAGATCACGGGGCGTGCCGCGGAGCGCGAGAACGCCAAGGTTTCGAGCCTTGAGCGGCTTGCGACCGTCACGCTCGGCCTGGGTCTCGAACAGGAAGCGGGCGAACCCGACTTCGCGGCGCCGACTTCGTCGACGACGGCGACGCTCGCGCTCGGCGATGCGCTCGCCGTCGTGAGCGCCAAGGTGCGCAATTTCACCGATGAAGACTTCAAGCGGCGCCACCCCGGCGGGACGCTCGGCGATCTGCTGCGCCCGGTGACCGAGGTGCTGCGCTTTGTCGCGGGAAAGAGCCTGCCGCGCGTGACCGACGACCGCACCGTCGCGTCGGCGCTCGAAGAGGCTTCGAAGATTGGGCGGAGGCCGGGAGCGATCGTGCTCAGCGATCCGAAATCGGGAAGGCTCAGCGGCATCTTCACCGATGCTGATCTGCGCCGCCTCATACTTCGCGATCCCTCCGAATTGCAGCGCCCGATCAAGGAGGTCATGACGAAGGACCCGCGCTGTCTTCCGGAAACGGCGCTCGTTCGGGATGCCGTGCGGCTTGTCCGCGAGTTCCGCGCCGACGAGATCCCGGTAATCAACTCTCTGGGCGAACCGATCGGGCTGCTCGACGTGCAGGATCTCGTCGCGATGAGGCTGGTGCAGGATTGA
- a CDS encoding pyridoxal phosphate-dependent aminotransferase, whose protein sequence is MSTAAANPASAGPSGSAASQGRSSGLSISKRVAELKPSVTVAFMNRAKTMKAQGLDVLSFAAGEPDFDTPQVVKDAAIQALNAGMVKYMPTLGDPETRKVLAEKLVTENGIPTTSDHIAISAGGKHSLYVACQCLFDFPAPGEPSQEGILPVPAWVSYAPIIEIAGGRVAEIQTDASSDFKITPEQLKKVINPRSRAFFINSPSNPCGTMYSPSELKALAQVIAEAAKTTAPNLVVVSDELYEKIVYGGIEHFSIGSVPEIAERTLTINGLSKAYAMTGWRIGYACGSGTFGKKLIDAMGVLQGQMTTNITSFTYPAIRTAITKTADEVESMRRAFADRAAAIYARLIKVQGFKCPKPTGAFYAFPDVSAHFGKTSAGGNGTAGRKINSAMDFCEALLAEQHVAFVPGEDFGGCGKNCVRISFACSIDQINKGVDRLEKFIAGLR, encoded by the coding sequence ATGTCTACCGCCGCCGCCAATCCCGCGTCCGCAGGGCCGTCCGGGTCTGCTGCCTCGCAGGGTCGATCGTCCGGACTCTCGATTTCCAAGCGGGTCGCCGAGCTTAAACCCTCGGTGACCGTGGCCTTTATGAACCGCGCGAAGACCATGAAGGCCCAGGGCCTCGATGTTTTGAGTTTCGCGGCGGGCGAACCCGACTTCGACACACCTCAGGTCGTCAAAGACGCCGCCATTCAGGCGCTGAATGCCGGCATGGTGAAGTACATGCCGACATTGGGTGACCCCGAGACCCGCAAGGTGCTCGCGGAAAAGCTCGTCACCGAGAACGGCATCCCCACCACTTCCGATCACATCGCGATCAGCGCCGGCGGCAAACACTCGCTCTATGTCGCCTGCCAGTGTCTGTTTGATTTCCCGGCGCCGGGCGAGCCCTCGCAAGAAGGGATCCTGCCGGTGCCGGCCTGGGTGAGCTACGCCCCGATCATCGAGATCGCAGGCGGCAGAGTCGCCGAAATCCAGACCGACGCTTCGAGCGATTTCAAGATCACCCCTGAGCAACTCAAGAAGGTCATCAACCCGCGCTCGCGCGCCTTCTTCATCAACTCGCCGAGCAATCCGTGCGGCACGATGTACTCGCCTTCGGAGCTCAAGGCGCTCGCGCAGGTCATTGCCGAAGCGGCGAAGACCACCGCGCCGAATCTCGTCGTCGTCTCGGACGAGCTTTACGAAAAGATCGTGTACGGGGGCATCGAGCACTTCTCGATCGGCAGCGTGCCGGAGATCGCGGAGCGCACGCTCACGATCAACGGGCTTTCGAAGGCCTACGCGATGACGGGCTGGCGCATCGGGTACGCGTGCGGCTCGGGCACATTCGGCAAGAAGCTGATTGATGCGATGGGCGTGCTGCAGGGACAGATGACGACCAACATCACCAGCTTTACCTATCCGGCGATCCGTACAGCGATCACGAAGACCGCCGACGAAGTCGAGAGCATGCGCCGCGCGTTCGCCGATCGTGCGGCGGCGATCTACGCCCGGCTCATCAAAGTCCAGGGATTCAAATGCCCGAAGCCGACGGGCGCGTTCTACGCCTTCCCCGATGTCTCAGCGCACTTCGGCAAGACCAGTGCGGGTGGCAACGGAACTGCGGGCCGTAAGATCAACAGCGCGATGGACTTCTGCGAGGCGCTGCTCGCGGAGCAGCACGTCGCGTTCGTGCCCGGCGAAGATTTTGGCGGGTGCGGGAAGAATTGCGTGCGCATCTCGTTCGCGTGTTCGATCGATCAGATCAACAAGGGCGTGGACCGACTTGAAAAGTTCATCGCGGGGCTTCGCTAG
- the rpsO gene encoding 30S ribosomal protein S15 — MALVAERRKKIVSDYKTHDKDTGSPQVQIAMLTEKIKEVSDHLKSHDKDHHSRRGLVLMVGRRNRLLRYLATTQPEEYQKLIARLGLRK; from the coding sequence ATGGCACTGGTCGCTGAACGTCGCAAAAAAATCGTCTCAGACTACAAAACGCACGACAAGGACACCGGGTCTCCCCAAGTCCAGATCGCGATGCTGACCGAGAAGATCAAAGAAGTCTCGGATCACCTGAAATCGCACGACAAGGACCACCACAGCCGGCGCGGCTTGGTTCTGATGGTCGGTCGTCGAAACCGGCTCCTGCGTTATCTCGCGACGACGCAGCCCGAGGAATACCAGAAGCTCATCGCCCGATTGGGCCTCCGAAAGTAA
- the pnp gene encoding polyribonucleotide nucleotidyltransferase — MSQAAHASTGLADLPGAVVVRKEIGGRVFTLETGVVGKLAGGTVLATYAGTTVLASVVRANPREGIDFFPLTVDYREKTPAAGKFPGGFKKREGPPSEKEILTMRMIDRPIRPLFPDGFVDEVLIQCMVLSHDTENDADVVAGVAASAALAISDIPFEGPIATVRVGRIHTDNGPQFVVNPTVSQLDYSDLDLVLSGHKDGLNMIEVGAAEVDESSMIEAIRFGQQNINDVLGLINELAGKVGKPKKGGELFLPTSEITEKVRSIAEKEMTAARQINSKAERNAKVDELRKTVLDGSFPLYTEGNYGEYSTSLKNRILAKEAFRRLEEKVTRRLIVEKQIRADGRKATQLRPITGAVGVLQRTHGSALFQRGETQSIISVTLGTGKDEQIVDGLIPEYSKKFMLHYNFPPFSTGEVKRLSAPGRREIGHGALAERSLMGVIPGPDEFPYTIRVVSDITESNGSSSMASVCGGCLALMDAGVPLKATVAGISVGRFSDDNDQNELFVTDIIGEEDFFGDMDFKVSGTREGITGIQLDLKARGLVVSQIEKILQQAKQGRLEIIDIMERVIAKPRADISPLAPRMITLRIDPEKIGKLIGPGGKTIRGLQDRYGITIDVDDDGTVQLAGNDGPSIEGARTEIEALCEEVKVGAVYTGKVVSVKDFGAFVELAPGTDGMCHISELAEGYVKSVTDVVKVGDTVKVKVILVDDQGRIKLSRKAVLVEEAKKNAPAAAPAADSAASAPQPV, encoded by the coding sequence ATGTCTCAGGCTGCTCACGCTTCCACAGGTCTTGCCGATCTGCCGGGTGCGGTCGTCGTCCGGAAGGAAATCGGCGGACGCGTCTTCACGCTCGAAACCGGCGTCGTCGGAAAGCTGGCCGGCGGCACCGTGCTCGCCACCTACGCCGGCACCACCGTCCTCGCCTCGGTCGTTCGCGCCAACCCGCGCGAAGGCATCGACTTCTTCCCGCTCACGGTCGACTACCGCGAGAAGACTCCCGCCGCCGGCAAGTTCCCGGGCGGCTTCAAGAAGCGCGAAGGCCCGCCGAGTGAGAAGGAAATTCTCACGATGCGCATGATCGACCGCCCGATCCGCCCGCTCTTCCCGGACGGATTCGTGGATGAAGTGCTCATCCAGTGCATGGTGCTCAGCCACGACACCGAGAACGACGCCGACGTCGTCGCGGGTGTCGCCGCGAGCGCCGCGCTTGCGATCAGCGATATCCCGTTCGAAGGACCGATCGCGACCGTCCGCGTCGGGCGCATCCATACCGACAACGGGCCGCAGTTCGTCGTCAACCCGACGGTGAGCCAGCTCGACTACTCCGATCTTGATCTCGTGCTCTCCGGCCACAAAGACGGCCTGAACATGATCGAAGTCGGCGCCGCCGAGGTCGATGAATCGAGCATGATCGAGGCGATCCGCTTCGGACAGCAGAACATCAACGACGTGCTCGGTCTCATCAACGAGCTCGCCGGTAAAGTCGGCAAGCCCAAGAAGGGCGGCGAACTCTTCCTTCCGACGTCGGAAATCACCGAGAAGGTGCGTTCTATCGCCGAGAAGGAAATGACCGCGGCACGCCAGATCAACAGCAAGGCGGAGCGCAACGCCAAGGTGGACGAGCTGCGCAAGACCGTTCTCGATGGCAGCTTCCCGCTGTACACCGAGGGCAACTATGGCGAGTACAGCACGAGCCTGAAGAACCGCATTCTCGCGAAGGAAGCGTTCCGCCGGCTCGAAGAGAAGGTCACCCGCCGTCTGATCGTCGAAAAGCAGATCCGCGCCGACGGCCGCAAAGCGACGCAGCTGCGCCCGATCACCGGCGCTGTCGGTGTGCTGCAGCGCACCCACGGCTCGGCCCTCTTCCAGCGCGGCGAGACGCAGAGCATCATCAGTGTCACGCTCGGCACCGGAAAAGACGAGCAGATCGTCGATGGCCTCATTCCCGAATACAGCAAGAAGTTCATGCTTCACTACAACTTCCCGCCGTTTTCGACGGGTGAAGTGAAGCGCCTGAGCGCTCCCGGCCGGCGCGAAATCGGCCACGGCGCACTCGCCGAGCGCTCGCTCATGGGCGTCATCCCGGGCCCCGACGAGTTCCCCTACACGATCCGCGTCGTCAGCGACATCACCGAGTCCAACGGCTCGTCGTCGATGGCGTCGGTCTGCGGCGGGTGTCTCGCACTGATGGACGCCGGCGTGCCGCTCAAGGCGACCGTCGCGGGCATCAGCGTCGGGCGCTTCAGCGACGACAACGATCAGAACGAACTCTTCGTGACCGACATCATCGGCGAAGAAGACTTCTTCGGCGACATGGATTTCAAGGTCAGCGGCACGCGCGAAGGGATCACCGGCATCCAGCTCGATCTCAAGGCCCGCGGCCTCGTCGTCTCGCAGATCGAAAAGATTCTCCAGCAGGCCAAACAGGGCCGGCTCGAGATCATCGACATCATGGAGCGAGTCATCGCCAAGCCGCGTGCGGATATTTCGCCCCTCGCGCCGCGCATGATCACGCTGCGCATCGATCCGGAGAAGATCGGCAAGCTGATCGGACCCGGCGGCAAGACCATCCGCGGCCTGCAGGATCGCTACGGCATCACCATCGATGTCGACGACGACGGCACCGTCCAGCTCGCCGGCAACGACGGCCCCTCCATCGAGGGAGCGCGCACCGAAATCGAAGCACTCTGCGAAGAGGTCAAGGTCGGCGCTGTGTACACCGGCAAGGTCGTCAGCGTGAAGGACTTCGGCGCGTTCGTCGAACTCGCGCCCGGAACCGACGGCATGTGCCACATTTCCGAACTGGCGGAGGGTTACGTGAAGAGCGTGACCGACGTCGTCAAGGTCGGGGACACTGTAAAGGTGAAGGTCATCCTGGTGGACGATCAGGGTCGCATCAAGCTCAGCCGCAAGGCTGTCTTGGTGGAAGAAGCCAAGAAAAACGCTCCCGCGGCGGCTCCGGCGGCGGATTCCGCAGCTTCTGCGCCCCAGCCCGTTTAA
- the queG gene encoding tRNA epoxyqueuosine(34) reductase QueG gives MIRESDIQAACRALGFALTGVCDLRSSAHADEFHAWLRAGKHGTMEYLARNTEMRDDPALLLSGARSAILVADLYHTRREKGPEQATPASPTAGMIARYARGRDYHKVMKKRLHELCDSLRARQETAEFRAFVDTAPLMEREIANLAGLGWIGKHTLLIHPRIGSYFFLGGILTTLEIDSAPAPLTDHCGTCTRCIDACPTQAITPYSVDASRCISYLTIENRKVIDERFHDAIGNWLYGCDICQEVCPHNSSRPSEVGVGERNPEYAPRRDFFDVLEVLAWTSEDRANAVAGSAMTRATLEMFKRNAVIVAANSIRSGCPEPHRSAILARLTELASDRSESPQLAALAAAKLGSLPLK, from the coding sequence TTGATCCGCGAATCCGACATCCAGGCCGCCTGCCGCGCCCTCGGCTTTGCGCTAACGGGAGTTTGCGATCTGCGTTCGAGCGCGCACGCGGATGAGTTTCATGCCTGGCTTCGCGCGGGAAAGCACGGAACGATGGAGTATCTCGCGCGGAACACGGAGATGCGGGATGACCCCGCGCTCTTGCTTTCCGGAGCGCGCTCGGCGATCCTGGTTGCGGATCTTTACCACACGCGGCGTGAAAAGGGTCCCGAACAGGCGACCCCGGCGTCACCAACGGCGGGAATGATCGCTCGCTATGCGCGGGGGCGCGACTACCACAAGGTCATGAAAAAGAGGTTGCACGAGTTGTGCGACAGCCTTCGCGCGCGGCAAGAAACCGCCGAATTCCGCGCGTTCGTCGATACCGCTCCGCTGATGGAGCGCGAGATCGCGAATCTCGCCGGCCTGGGCTGGATCGGCAAGCACACGCTCCTCATCCACCCGCGCATCGGCAGCTACTTCTTCCTCGGGGGCATTCTCACTACGCTCGAGATTGATTCGGCGCCCGCGCCGTTGACCGATCACTGCGGCACGTGCACGCGCTGCATCGACGCCTGCCCGACGCAAGCGATCACGCCCTACAGCGTCGATGCCTCGCGCTGCATCAGCTATCTCACGATCGAAAATCGCAAAGTTATCGACGAGCGATTTCACGACGCGATCGGGAACTGGCTGTACGGCTGCGATATCTGCCAGGAAGTCTGTCCGCACAATTCGAGTCGTCCATCCGAAGTCGGTGTGGGCGAGCGCAATCCCGAGTACGCCCCGCGCCGCGACTTCTTTGATGTTCTCGAAGTCTTAGCGTGGACCAGCGAAGACCGCGCGAATGCTGTGGCCGGTTCTGCGATGACACGGGCCACGCTGGAAATGTTCAAGCGCAACGCCGTGATCGTCGCGGCGAATTCGATCAGGAGCGGATGCCCGGAACCTCATCGTTCCGCGATTCTCGCACGCCTGACAGAGCTGGCGTCGGATCGGTCTGAATCGCCTCAACTCGCGGCTCTCGCGGCGGCGAAGCTTGGCTCGTTGCCTTTGAAATAA
- a CDS encoding NADH-quinone oxidoreductase subunit C, protein MSNATTLDHPTFKTLKARFPGKSFRATEFRGQSTLIVGAADLHEVMAFLKADPECDYNFLSDVIGIDYLNYPTEQPGRFAVVYNLLSHAHDHRFFVKVYLNPSIPTDGIANDPALVIDSVCDLWPGAEWTEREVFDMFGIRFKNHPDLRRILTWEDYPAHPLRKDYPVRGRGERESYNIVDRTSA, encoded by the coding sequence ATGTCCAACGCCACGACGCTCGATCACCCGACCTTCAAGACACTCAAAGCGAGATTCCCCGGCAAGTCGTTCCGTGCGACGGAATTCCGCGGGCAATCGACGCTGATCGTCGGCGCGGCGGACCTGCACGAGGTGATGGCCTTTCTCAAGGCCGATCCGGAGTGCGATTACAACTTCCTTTCGGATGTCATCGGCATCGACTACCTGAACTATCCGACGGAGCAGCCCGGGCGGTTTGCGGTCGTGTACAACCTGCTGAGCCACGCGCACGACCACCGGTTCTTTGTCAAGGTGTATCTCAATCCGTCAATTCCAACCGATGGAATCGCGAACGATCCGGCTCTTGTGATTGACAGCGTGTGCGACCTCTGGCCCGGCGCTGAGTGGACCGAGCGCGAAGTCTTCGACATGTTCGGCATCCGCTTCAAGAACCACCCCGATCTGCGCCGGATTCTCACCTGGGAGGACTACCCGGCGCATCCGCTCCGCAAAGACTATCCGGTGCGCGGGCGTGGCGAGCGCGAGTCGTACAACATCGTCGATCGCACGTCGGCATAA